DNA from Bacillota bacterium:
CGGATCTCCTCATCGCGCCCGATGACGGGGTCGAGTTTGCCCTTGCGGGCGAGGTCGGTCAGGTCGCGCCCGTAGCGCTCCAGCGCCTGATACTTCTCCTCCGGGTTCTGGTCGGTGACGCGATGCCCGCCGCGAATCTCCATCAGCGCGTGGTACAGGTTATCGGGCGTCACGCCCATCTGCTTGAGCAGGCGACCGGCGGGTCCCTGCGTGTCCTCTACCAGCGCCATCAGCAGGTGCTCGGTGCTGACGTACTCGTCCTTGAGCCGCTCCGCCTCCTCGAAGGCTTTATCCATCACCTGCTTGAAGCGCGGGGTGATGTACGAAGCCACCGACGCGCCGTGTACCTGCGGCAGTTTGCTCAGCTCCGCCTCCACGTAGCGGCGCAGCATGGGCAGCTGCACACCCAGCTTCTGCAGCACCGTCGGTACGGTGCTCTCGCTCTGGTCGATAAGTGCCAGCAGTAGATGCTCGGCATCGATATTCTGATGATTCATGCGCTCGGCGATGCTCTGTGCATTCTGCACCGCCTCCTGAGCGCGGATGGTCAATCTATCCAGTCGCATGGTTGCGAACCTCCTGTATTGTTCAGAGTATTGATTGCGTTTTTATTATACCACTTGATAATAGTAATATCAAGTGCTTTGCGGAGAATATCTGAAAGTGGGAACACTCTGGCAGAGGAAGTGCTGGAAAGGAGAAAGACAAAGGGCAGACTTGGTGTCTGCCCTTTACTGGTGAATGTCTAACCTATCGCCTGAAGTTCCTTCTGCAGCACTTCGGTATAGGTGGGGTCGTCTTCGTCGATCTTTTCCAGCACCGCTTTCAACAGGTTAATGTAGCTGATGTCGGTGGGGTTCACGCCGTACAGCAGCGCCAGGTAGCAACTGACCCAGTCGCCCAGATAGATGGCGTGCAACATGCGCGCCAGCAGGCTCTGCCCCTCGGCGAAGACCTCGTGTACGTCTGCCGCGCGGGCGAACAGTCGCCTGGTGGTCTCCACTCGTGCCACGATTTTGGGTCGTTCCATCTGGTCGCGCAACAGCACCACCGCCAGATTGGGAACCTGTTGCTTCGCCAGCACCCATCCCAGGATTTCGTTATGGTTCATTTCGGGATAGCCGTTGGAGTAGGCGTGAATCTTGGTGTTCTCGTTCAGCTGCGTTTTCCAG
Protein-coding regions in this window:
- a CDS encoding type VI secretion system ATPase TssH, coding for MRLDRLTIRAQEAVQNAQSIAERMNHQNIDAEHLLLALIDQSESTVPTVLQKLGVQLPMLRRYVEAELSKLPQVHGASVASYITPRFKQVMDKAFEEAERLKDEYVSTEHLLMALVEDTQGPAGRLLKQMGVTPDNLYHALMEIRGGHRVTDQNPEEKYQALERYGRDLTDLARKGKLDPVIGRDEEIR